Proteins encoded within one genomic window of Armatimonadota bacterium:
- the smpB gene encoding SsrA-binding protein SmpB — translation MPERTVVTNRRARHEYHIEETYEAGLVLTGSEVKALRAGRASLQDAYARFQGGEAWLVNMHISPYEKAGPFGHDPVRPRKLLLHRSELRRLVGKVQQRGYTLIPLRVYFNERGFAKVELGLARGKRLVDRRAEIARREAEREIARALRGRR, via the coding sequence GTGCCTGAACGGACGGTGGTCACCAACCGGCGGGCCCGGCACGAGTACCACATTGAGGAGACGTACGAGGCGGGGCTCGTGCTCACGGGGAGCGAGGTGAAGGCCCTGCGGGCGGGCCGGGCCTCCCTGCAGGACGCCTACGCCCGGTTTCAGGGCGGAGAGGCGTGGCTGGTGAACATGCACATCAGTCCCTACGAGAAGGCCGGTCCCTTTGGCCACGACCCCGTCCGTCCCCGGAAGCTCCTGCTGCACCGGTCCGAACTGCGGCGCCTCGTGGGCAAGGTGCAGCAGCGCGGCTACACTCTCATCCCCCTCCGGGTGTACTTCAACGAGCGGGGGTTTGCGAAGGTGGAGCTGGGTCTCGCGCGAGGGAAGAGGCTGGTGGACCGTCGGGCGGAGATCGCCCGGCGGGAGGCGGAGCGGGAGATCGCCCGGGCCCTCCGGGGCCGGCGGTAG
- the ppc gene encoding phosphoenolpyruvate carboxylase produces MTQERTPIDRLRDDVRLLGTVLGQVLTEQGGPSLLELVEGIRQLAIRLRTEYSEEGDRLLRATVESLDPESAFQVVRAFTVYFHLINLAEQNHRLRRLREQEREAYPAPRQESLRAAVAELAGRGIPPERIREAVGRLELYPVFTAHPTEVRRRAVLRHLQHIGEYIAQLDNSDLPPTDRGRVLEALRAETTALWQTDEVRTLRPQPLEEVQTGLYYFAQSVYRAVPILYRDLAEALEAHGVPGPPPWPVVRFGSWMGGDRDGNPYVDAQTTARTLELHRVLVLRRYLEEAEALRDELTSSTRRAEISGALRASLAADLARFPELEEVVRRYPHEPYRQKLSCVVERLRHTLEDPQSPLAYSGPEELLEDLQCVQRSLEAHGGVRIARARLLDFLVRVQTFGFHLAKLDIRQESGVHGRLVAHLLRRVGVTEDYEGLAEGEKVALLVQLLSGPSLATPHREISAEPERSTWEVFRRLPEWQARYGPEACGTYIISLTSGPSDVLEVLFLAREAGLVRYDSAGRATSRLDIVPLFERIAELRACGEILEALLRLPCYRAHLHARGDLQEIMLGYSDSNKDGGYLAAEWALYRAQKVIPEVCRRHGCEVRLFHGRGGAIGRGGGPAERAILAMPPEALNGRLKLTEQGEVLFARYANPLIARRHLEQLLHALLRAHGWSPEAADPGRLERWEAVMEELAEAALRAYRSLVYETPGFSRYFFEATPIEEIGRLNMASRPVSRREVRRIEDLRAIPWVFSWTQTRTNLPGWYGLGSALAGFADRSPAHLAELQEMYRDWPFFRSVLDNAQISLGTADLRIARLYAENVTDRRLAQEIFGRIRTEYERSVEAVLRITGQRRLLDNAPTLQRLVALRNPYVDPMHYIQAHLLRSLRRALESGDIERAERWRWIVLHAINGIAAGIQTTG; encoded by the coding sequence ATGACCCAGGAGCGGACCCCCATCGATCGCCTGCGGGACGATGTCCGGCTGCTCGGGACGGTCCTCGGGCAGGTCCTCACCGAGCAGGGGGGGCCGTCCCTGCTCGAGCTCGTAGAGGGCATCCGGCAGCTGGCCATCCGGCTGCGGACGGAATACTCCGAGGAGGGGGACCGTCTTCTCCGGGCCACCGTGGAGAGCCTGGATCCGGAAAGCGCCTTCCAGGTGGTGCGGGCGTTTACCGTGTACTTCCACCTCATCAACCTCGCAGAGCAGAACCACCGCCTCCGGAGGCTCCGGGAGCAGGAGCGGGAAGCCTACCCGGCCCCCCGTCAGGAGTCCCTGCGGGCTGCGGTGGCGGAGCTCGCGGGTCGGGGGATCCCCCCGGAGCGCATCCGGGAAGCGGTGGGGCGCCTGGAGCTGTATCCCGTGTTCACCGCCCACCCCACGGAGGTGCGCCGCCGCGCGGTGCTCCGACACCTCCAGCACATCGGGGAGTACATCGCCCAGCTGGACAACTCCGACCTCCCCCCCACGGACCGCGGACGGGTCCTTGAGGCCCTCCGCGCGGAGACCACGGCCCTGTGGCAGACGGACGAGGTCCGCACCCTCCGTCCTCAACCCCTCGAGGAGGTTCAGACGGGGCTGTACTACTTCGCGCAAAGCGTCTACCGCGCGGTGCCCATCCTGTACCGGGACCTCGCGGAAGCCCTGGAGGCCCACGGGGTTCCCGGCCCTCCGCCCTGGCCCGTGGTCCGGTTCGGGTCCTGGATGGGGGGGGATCGGGACGGAAACCCCTACGTGGACGCCCAGACCACGGCCCGCACGCTGGAGCTGCACCGCGTTCTTGTGCTGCGCCGGTACCTGGAGGAGGCGGAGGCCCTCCGGGACGAGCTCACCTCCTCCACCCGTCGCGCGGAGATCTCCGGAGCCCTGCGGGCGTCTTTGGCGGCGGACCTGGCGCGGTTCCCGGAGCTCGAGGAGGTCGTCCGACGGTATCCGCACGAGCCCTACCGACAGAAGCTCAGCTGTGTGGTGGAACGCCTGCGGCACACCCTGGAAGATCCCCAAAGCCCCCTCGCCTACTCCGGGCCGGAGGAACTGCTGGAAGATCTCCAGTGCGTGCAGCGCAGCCTCGAGGCCCACGGAGGGGTCCGCATCGCACGCGCCCGGTTGCTGGATTTCCTCGTGCGGGTCCAGACCTTCGGGTTCCACCTGGCAAAGCTCGACATACGGCAGGAAAGCGGGGTGCACGGGCGGCTCGTGGCCCACCTCCTGCGGCGGGTGGGGGTGACGGAGGATTACGAGGGACTGGCGGAGGGGGAGAAGGTGGCGCTGCTCGTGCAGCTGCTCTCCGGCCCGTCCCTCGCCACGCCGCACCGGGAGATCTCCGCGGAACCCGAGCGGAGCACCTGGGAGGTGTTCCGGAGGCTTCCGGAATGGCAGGCCCGATACGGGCCAGAAGCCTGCGGCACGTACATCATCAGCCTCACGTCGGGCCCCAGCGACGTCCTCGAGGTCCTGTTTCTGGCGCGGGAGGCGGGGCTCGTGCGGTACGACTCCGCGGGCCGCGCCACGAGCCGACTGGACATCGTGCCCCTCTTCGAGCGGATCGCAGAGCTGCGGGCGTGCGGGGAGATCCTGGAAGCGCTGCTGCGCCTGCCGTGCTACCGGGCGCACCTGCACGCCCGGGGAGATCTCCAGGAGATCATGCTGGGATACTCGGACAGCAACAAGGACGGAGGGTATCTGGCAGCGGAGTGGGCCCTCTACCGGGCCCAGAAGGTGATCCCCGAGGTGTGCCGCCGACACGGGTGCGAGGTGCGGCTCTTCCACGGGCGGGGCGGGGCCATCGGCCGAGGGGGAGGGCCCGCGGAGCGGGCCATCCTGGCCATGCCACCGGAGGCGCTCAACGGCAGGCTGAAGCTCACGGAGCAGGGGGAGGTCCTCTTCGCCCGGTACGCGAACCCCCTCATCGCCCGCCGCCATCTGGAGCAGCTCCTGCACGCCCTGCTCCGGGCGCACGGGTGGAGTCCTGAGGCCGCGGACCCCGGGCGGTTGGAGCGCTGGGAGGCGGTGATGGAGGAGCTGGCGGAGGCAGCATTGCGCGCCTACCGGTCCTTGGTGTACGAGACCCCGGGGTTTTCGCGGTACTTCTTTGAAGCCACGCCCATCGAGGAGATCGGCCGGCTCAACATGGCCTCTCGCCCCGTCAGTCGCCGGGAGGTGCGGCGCATCGAGGACCTCCGGGCCATCCCCTGGGTCTTCAGCTGGACCCAGACCCGCACCAACCTCCCGGGATGGTACGGGCTCGGAAGCGCCCTCGCGGGATTCGCGGACCGCAGCCCCGCCCACCTCGCAGAGCTCCAGGAGATGTACCGGGATTGGCCCTTCTTCCGGAGCGTGCTGGACAACGCGCAGATCAGCCTGGGGACCGCGGACCTGCGCATCGCGCGTCTCTACGCGGAGAACGTCACGGACCGGCGGCTGGCGCAGGAGATCTTCGGCCGCATCCGGACGGAGTACGAGCGCTCCGTGGAGGCCGTGCTCCGGATCACGGGGCAGCGCCGGCTCCTGGACAATGCGCCCACCCTGCAACGCCTGGTGGCCCTGCGGAACCCCTACGTGGACCCCATGCACTACATCCAGGCGCACCTGCTCAGGAGCCTGCGCCGGGCCCTGGAAAGCGGGGACATCGAGCGGGCGGAACGGTGGCGGTGGATCGTGCTCCACGCCATCAACGGCATCGCGGCGGGCATCCAGACCACGGGATAG
- a CDS encoding PaaI family thioesterase encodes MRADRCFVCGPHNPVGLRLRFVEQEGILTGEFRPTDLHVGYEGIVHGGILAAVLDDVMANLLYRRGQYALTARMELRFHAPARPGEVLHVRGWLEEEGSRAVVARGEILRDGERVCSARAIFVRPRGQGRA; translated from the coding sequence ATGCGCGCGGACCGCTGCTTCGTGTGCGGCCCCCACAATCCTGTGGGGCTGCGGCTGCGCTTCGTGGAGCAGGAGGGCATACTCACCGGGGAGTTCCGGCCCACGGACCTGCACGTGGGCTACGAGGGCATCGTGCACGGCGGCATCCTGGCCGCAGTGCTGGACGACGTCATGGCCAATCTCCTGTACCGGCGCGGGCAATACGCCCTCACCGCCCGCATGGAGCTGCGCTTCCACGCGCCCGCCCGTCCTGGGGAGGTGCTGCACGTGCGGGGCTGGCTGGAGGAGGAGGGTTCCCGGGCGGTGGTGGCCCGGGGGGAGATCCTCCGGGACGGGGAGCGGGTGTGCTCCGCCCGGGCCATTTTCGTGCGTCCGCGGGGCCAAGGCCGTGCCTGA
- the moaC gene encoding cyclic pyranopterin monophosphate synthase MoaC has protein sequence MGDLTHLDAAGRPRMVDVAHKPETLREATARGEIRMRRETLRRIQEGTVAKGDVLAVAQLAGIQAAKRTWELIPLCHLIPLAGLEISFRLDEARSCVEIRATARAVARTGVEMEALVAVMGAALAIYDMCKALDREMVITDVWLERKTGGRSGTFERGHRTGEE, from the coding sequence GAGATCTGACCCACCTGGACGCCGCGGGCCGGCCCCGGATGGTGGATGTGGCGCACAAGCCCGAGACCTTGCGGGAGGCCACTGCCCGGGGCGAGATCCGCATGCGGCGGGAGACCCTGCGCCGGATCCAGGAGGGAACCGTGGCGAAGGGCGATGTGCTGGCGGTGGCGCAGCTCGCGGGGATCCAGGCCGCAAAGCGCACCTGGGAACTGATCCCCCTCTGCCACCTGATCCCCCTCGCGGGCTTGGAGATCTCCTTCCGGCTCGATGAGGCACGGTCGTGCGTGGAGATCCGGGCCACCGCCCGGGCGGTGGCCCGCACCGGGGTCGAGATGGAGGCGCTGGTGGCCGTGATGGGAGCGGCGCTCGCCATCTACGACATGTGCAAGGCCCTGGATCGGGAGATGGTCATCACGGACGTGTGGCTGGAACGCAAGACGGGCGGGCGGTCCGGGACCTTCGAGCGCGGGCACAGGACCGGGGAGGAGTAG